The following nucleotide sequence is from Pseudonocardia abyssalis.
GCGTTCACCACCGCGGTCAACGCGTTCGGTGTGAAGCTGATGGCCCGGATCAACAGCGCCGGGGTGTTCATCGAGCTGGTCGCCGCCGTGCTGCTCATCGTGCTGCTCGCCGTGAACATCGTGAACCCGCCGACGGTCCTGTTCGACACCCAGGGCCTCGGCGAGGACAGCGGGCTCGGTTACCTGGGCGCGTTCCTGGTGGCCGCGCTGGCCAGCGCGTACGTCATGTACGGCTTCGACACCGCCAGCTCGTTGGGGGAGGAGACGGTCGACCCGCGCCGCACCGCGCCCACCGCGATCCTGCGGGCCGTCATCGCCTCGTTCGTGATCGGCGGACTGATCCTGCTGTTCGCCATCCTCGCTGCGCCCGACCTGGCCGACCCGGCCCTGGGCACCTCCGCCGGCGGCCTCCAGCTGATCGTCCTGCAGGCGCTGGGCAGCACGCTGGGCAAGGTCTTCCTCGTCACCATCGTCATCGCGGTCACCGTCTGCGCGCTCGCCGTGCACACCGCCGGCATCCGGCTGATGTTCGCGATGGCCCGCGACAACGCCCTCCCGGCGGGCGCGACGCTCGCGAAGATCGACCCCAAGCGCAAGACGCCCGTCGTCCCGGCGGTGCTGATCGGCGTCGCGTCGGTGCTGATCCTGGTGGTCAACATCGGCACGCCGAAGATCTTCACCGCGGTCACGAGCGTCGCGATCATCATGATCTACATCGCGTACCTGCTGGTCACCGGACCGATGCTGATGAAGCGGCTGCGGGGCGAGTGGCCGGACGCGGGAGGGGGCACGGGCTACTTCTCGCTCGGCCGGTTCGGTCTCCCGGTCAACATCGTCGCCGTGCTGTGGGGCGGGGTGATGGCGCTGAACCTGGCGTGGCCGCGCGAGGAGGTCTACGGGGAAGGGGCGCTGGCCTACATCGCGTTCATCTTCATCGGCTCGGTCATCGTGATCGGGCTGGCCTGGTACCTGATCCGCGGCCGTCACCACATCGGCACGCTGCCCGAGCACATGGCGAAGAACCTGGAGCAGGCCCCATGACCCCGTGCGCGGATATCGTCGCCAGGGCAACCGTGTCCGCGCAGGACCCCCGGAGGGGCAGATGACCGACACGTTCGACTACGTCGTCGTCGGGGGCGGGTCGTCGGGCTGTGCGCTCGCGGCGCGGCTGTCCGAGGACCCGGCCGTCACCGTCGCGCTGCTGGAGGCCGGGCCGTCCGACGTCGACGACCCGGCGATCCTGCGGCTCACCGACTGGATGGGCCTGCTCGACTCCGGCTACGACTGGGACTACCTCGTCGAGCCGCAGGAGCACGGCAACTCCTTCCTGCGCCACGCGCGCGCGAAGGT
It contains:
- a CDS encoding APC family permease; translated protein: MSTSQDDGMAEFGYSQSLDRSIGKFASFAAGVSYISILTGTFQLFYFGYAFGGPAYWWSWPMVFAGQITIALCFAELAGRYPVAGSVYNWSKRLGRPVTGWLAGWMMFTASVVTLTAVVLAYQITLPQIWSGFQLVGDGTGETDFAISAVIWGAILIAFTTAVNAFGVKLMARINSAGVFIELVAAVLLIVLLAVNIVNPPTVLFDTQGLGEDSGLGYLGAFLVAALASAYVMYGFDTASSLGEETVDPRRTAPTAILRAVIASFVIGGLILLFAILAAPDLADPALGTSAGGLQLIVLQALGSTLGKVFLVTIVIAVTVCALAVHTAGIRLMFAMARDNALPAGATLAKIDPKRKTPVVPAVLIGVASVLILVVNIGTPKIFTAVTSVAIIMIYIAYLLVTGPMLMKRLRGEWPDAGGGTGYFSLGRFGLPVNIVAVLWGGVMALNLAWPREEVYGEGALAYIAFIFIGSVIVIGLAWYLIRGRHHIGTLPEHMAKNLEQAP